ACAAACTCATCGATCTCACTCATTCCAACTCATCTACGCCTAGGATCCTTGGTGCACTGGACGTTTCCCTTCATCCAGAAGCAGCAGTCAAGCATCCAGATTCACGATAGCTTTGTGCTGATTATTCCCTACGCTAATCGGGAGCACTGAACGGGAGATATACACATCTCAGAATGATAGATGAAATCGTAGATCGTATTGTTCAGTTCTTTTCCACTGGCTTGGTGGAGAAAATCATTAAAGCTTTCCTAGTCTTATGCGATCGGTTCGTAAACTTTATTCTGTCCCTGTGTGAGGGTAACAATTACAAGAAGAAGGACGAAACGGTTGACGTGCTGTACACTAGCGGCAACTTTTTGGTGATTAACAAAAAGCATGATCTACTGATCAATTCAAATGACACTAAAAAGGTGATTTGTTTGGCTGCTGGTGCGGATGATGTTCAAGAATGATAAGTGTAACTCCTGCTTCTTTCAGAAAACTGTCCAAACGATCATGCGGAAACAGTTTCCCGAGTACGTACAGGATAACTTAACACACGATTTCTACTTCGCCCATCGGTTGGACTTTGCCACCAGTGGAATACTGTGCATTCCGCTGAACAAAAACGCGTGCAAAGAGGTTTGCCAGGTATTCGAGGAGCAGCGGGCCAGAAAGTACTATTTAGCTTTACTCCGCGGGCATACTGATTTTGACGAAGAAGTGATTGATATAGCGATAGGTAAGGTACAATACGAAACTTGTTTATTTCCGTCCCTTTTATACAATTGGTTGTAACATATTACAGGCGAGGATGTGCGGTTCAAGGATACAAGCAAAAAAATGTGCACCATCCTCGAGGATGAACTATGCCAAAATCCGCGTCGCAGTATAACGAAGGTGCTGGTGCTAGATAGAGGCTACTACAATGGAAAGCCCGTTACCAAAGTGCTTTTACGGCCAATCACTGGTCGACGGCATCAATTGCGACTGCACTGCTCGCAGATCGGTCACGTGATCGTGGGGGATTACACGTACAGTCTGAAAATCGACACATCACCGCCGCGAATGTTTCTGCATGCGTTCCGGCTTGTGCTGCCGAACACGATCGAAAACCTTGACATCCAGACGGACGATCCGTTCACGGAGAAGGCGCTCAAGTACAAGTGGAAGGTGGTTGAGCAGGTGAATAGCATTGCGAACGCGTTCGACATCATTGACTCATTTTAACATTTGTGGGAACCATGTAGAATATACTTTTGTAGGTCACGTTCGTTCACGTTTAGGTTGGACCATTTCCGGCGCCGGTTGAATGTAAATATTCGTTCCTTTTCTCGAATTTATTCGCTCTAGACCAAATGTTGCACCAGGTTTCCATTTTCTGTCGAGCGATAAAATACTCAGTTTGGATTAGCACTTGTGTCATACACCGGAAGGCAAACGGCAGCTTTCCGGAACCGTTTACGTTTACGGTGCAATCGTTAATCTAGAAGCAACgttaatttttctttcataCCCGTTTAACGACTCGATTCAACGTAGTACGTTCATTTTCATGTTACACTTCACGGAACTGTAGTGTGATGATGTATTATTACTATTAGTAAGATACGATTGAATTTGGATTGCAACCTAGAAAGCCTAAACGTACATACACCGTTACGGTGGTCCGTAATGTAATGTGGTAGGGAAGGCGTCCGGTAAATTGTAGCTGAATGcattgaacacacacacacacactatatCTACTATGGGATAGGAACAGATTTATGCTAGTCAACACAACCAAACACACGCTAGTCTAGAACAAATAATTGATAAATAAGAGATCATAACTCATAGATATATAAAGTTTCTTTAGCTTCCCTCTCAGGTAAACTGAGTGGATCGCAACCGAAAGAAGACTGTAGTCTaggaaacacaacaaaaagcacaTCCACTTTCTGTTACCTTGACTGGCATGAAGGAGCATCCAATCAATCGCTCCTGTATGAAGAAATTGCGAAAGAGACGAAGATCCCTGAATTTCTTCCTGGCCGTTTGATAAGATCTAAAAGCTGCCGGAATTCTAATCACacaattgtgtttgtttaaatttatttaacaaacccATTAAGTGCATGTTGAAATAGGATGCGAAATTCTCTCTAGTAGAAAATATGTGAATTATTTGTTCAAGATCACGAATCTATAATACTGTTTATGCAATAGAAGCAGAAGGTAGATAGCGATTTACTATTGAAATGATGTCGTATATTCTGGCCAGTACACGGAGTTACGTACTTTACAATACATAATAGGCaagtaattaaaacaaatccagcAGATAGAAGCGATTAAACCGATGATCACGCAAATACATACATTAAACAGCCAAACGAAAGCAGAGGGTCAAAATCTTGTATCTTACGATGCGATTTAGTAAGGTACAAAATGTGCTTCTAGAGAGGGCATAACGGGACGAGGCAATCTGCTTAGGGCTACTATAAGCACGGTTGACGAATATTACGCACTCTGTACGCTACAGGTTAGGTGtaattatgttttcttcaGTGATCTCTAGTTATTTAGCTTTGCCAAGACGTAGTTTAATTCAGTCCGATAGAACATTTGATCTCAATAGTTATTATTGGTAATTGAAACACGAAGCTTTACATTGCTCGTTCCTTTCATTGTAATTAGGCAGAAGGAGGTAGCCTAAATGCTAAATagaaaatgcacaatttaACTGCGATCTTTGCTACGTTGCGCACATTATGCagtgtgttttcttctgttaGGTAATTTTGCTAATGCACCTGTTAATGCGATTGTGAGAGAAACGGAGACACTGTACAGAGTTAGTGAGATGCAAATGATGTTGAAAAGCTTAccgaaagacaaaaaaaaaaacaaatcaatttttcATCCTTAATAGTATAGTTACAAACGGTCCCGCAAGAAAAAGGAATAGTCTATCGAGCCTCAGAACAAACATGAAATCgaaaaaatatcaacaaaaaTAGACAAACCATAAGCTCTATTCGCCACGTATTTCACAATTTTGTACCTTTATCTCAATTCAACTTCGCGGATATTGCACACTTCTGTCCCCTAATACCCCAGAGGCTCATGGGCCGAAACATACGACGCTAAGCAAACGTAGAGGCAGAACACGaaacaaccacaaacaatCCCTCTTCCGCCGCAGGTCAATGAAATCTAGTTCAGCTTTGTTAAAATTCTCTTACTATCTATCGAAATGATGGACGAAGGTGGACAGAGTTTTCCAATCTTACCATTAAAACATACATTCGTGCGAGATGTGTAAGTTAAAACGGCAACAACGTTCTTTCCAAAAGATGCGAAAGATAATGAGATACCACTGAGAGAGCGAGCGGTACAATATAATGCAATGTCTTTGGCTTCAAA
The Anopheles moucheti chromosome 2, idAnoMoucSN_F20_07, whole genome shotgun sequence genome window above contains:
- the LOC128304880 gene encoding RNA pseudouridylate synthase domain-containing protein 1-like translates to MIDEIVDRIVQFFSTGLVEKIIKAFLVLCDRFVNFILSLCEGNNYKKKDETVDVLYTSGNFLVINKKHDLLINSNDTKKKTVQTIMRKQFPEYVQDNLTHDFYFAHRLDFATSGILCIPLNKNACKEVCQVFEEQRARKYYLALLRGHTDFDEEVIDIAIGEDVRFKDTSKKMCTILEDELCQNPRRSITKVLVLDRGYYNGKPVTKVLLRPITGRRHQLRLHCSQIGHVIVGDYTYSLKIDTSPPRMFLHAFRLVLPNTIENLDIQTDDPFTEKALKYKWKVVEQVNSIANAFDIIDSF